A DNA window from Candidatus Dadabacteria bacterium contains the following coding sequences:
- the dnaX gene encoding DNA polymerase III subunit gamma/tau, producing MSSYVVLARKLRPRTFDEVIGQGYIVKALCNAARSEKLAHALLFTGPRGVGKTSTARIVAKTVNCENPSPEKRPCGADNPCESCSLISEGRAVEVQEMDAASHTSVNDVRDIIEKARYTTASGKTKIYIIDEAHMLSQAAFNALLKTLEEPPAHVLFILATTEPHKIPATILSRCQRYDFRKVSTPDISAALEAAAKGQDIKVEPETVSTIALEADGSVRDALSLLDQLAATFGAEIDHGEAMALLGFVDANLMDEMFEAVMKRDPAKGFETLGKALDKGTSPAKFAEGITSLLRTATVLKIGGAGAVPDIAPERAEFLLSAAADSSPESLEMLFDIAIDACERVGRSFYPEMAAEAMALKLCAVEKAVPLDDIMRRLEKLAGGGTAEYSSAPAPKKRATALRETPESNGSAAPAETRAGKGGKTAEEFSNFLKSGEKDFGYMASMVSKCEITLENSVAAIGIPKKSVMDQMLSDGGKKKDFLAAAEQFFGCKAEIAHTDAQANGAAAPKDISEEPIVRHALEMFDGRIKTLETRRAK from the coding sequence ATGTCTTCATATGTGGTTCTTGCGAGAAAGCTGAGGCCCCGGACCTTTGATGAGGTCATCGGGCAGGGCTATATCGTCAAGGCGCTCTGCAACGCGGCAAGGTCGGAAAAACTCGCGCACGCCCTTCTGTTTACGGGGCCCAGAGGGGTCGGGAAAACCTCCACCGCAAGGATAGTGGCAAAAACCGTCAACTGCGAAAACCCCTCCCCCGAAAAAAGACCCTGCGGCGCGGACAATCCGTGCGAATCATGCTCGCTGATATCCGAAGGGCGAGCCGTGGAAGTTCAGGAAATGGACGCCGCCTCGCACACAAGCGTCAACGACGTGCGCGACATCATAGAAAAAGCCCGCTACACAACCGCATCGGGCAAAACCAAGATATACATCATAGACGAGGCGCACATGCTCTCTCAGGCGGCGTTCAACGCCCTGCTCAAAACGCTTGAAGAACCGCCCGCGCATGTCCTTTTCATTCTGGCAACCACCGAACCGCACAAAATCCCGGCGACCATCCTCTCCCGCTGCCAGCGTTACGACTTCAGAAAAGTCTCCACCCCGGACATAAGCGCCGCCCTTGAGGCGGCGGCAAAGGGGCAGGACATCAAAGTTGAGCCCGAAACCGTCTCCACCATAGCCCTTGAGGCGGACGGGAGCGTGCGGGACGCCCTGAGCCTTCTTGACCAGCTCGCCGCCACATTCGGGGCGGAAATAGACCACGGCGAGGCGATGGCGCTTCTGGGCTTTGTTGACGCGAATCTGATGGACGAAATGTTTGAAGCGGTGATGAAACGCGACCCCGCAAAGGGATTTGAGACGCTCGGAAAAGCGCTTGACAAGGGAACAAGCCCGGCAAAGTTTGCCGAAGGCATAACGTCCCTGCTGAGGACGGCGACCGTCCTCAAGATCGGCGGCGCGGGAGCCGTCCCCGACATAGCCCCCGAAAGGGCGGAGTTTCTGCTGTCTGCGGCGGCGGACAGTTCCCCGGAAAGCCTTGAGATGCTTTTTGACATAGCCATAGACGCATGCGAGCGGGTGGGCAGGTCGTTTTATCCCGAAATGGCGGCGGAGGCGATGGCGCTGAAACTGTGCGCGGTGGAAAAAGCCGTCCCTCTGGATGACATTATGCGGCGGCTTGAAAAACTGGCCGGAGGCGGAACAGCGGAATACTCAAGCGCCCCCGCCCCGAAAAAGAGAGCAACAGCCCTGAGGGAAACCCCGGAGAGCAACGGAAGCGCGGCGCCCGCGGAGACCCGCGCCGGCAAGGGGGGGAAAACGGCGGAGGAATTTTCAAACTTTCTCAAGTCCGGCGAGAAAGACTTCGGATATATGGCGAGCATGGTTTCAAAGTGCGAAATCACGCTTGAAAACTCGGTCGCCGCAATAGGAATTCCAAAGAAAAGCGTGATGGACCAGATGCTTTCAGACGGCGGCAAAAAGAAGGATTTTCTTGCGGCGGCGGAGCAGTTTTTCGGCTGCAAGGCAGAGATTGCCCACACGGACGCTCAGGCAAACGGGGCCGCCGCCCCCAAAGACATAAGCGAAGAGCCCATAGTCCGGCACGCCCTTGAGATGTTTGACGGAAGAATAAAAACACTTGAAACAAGGAGAGCAAAATGA
- a CDS encoding ImmA/IrrE family metallo-endopeptidase: MGSRYIEGVNTDRIRWALEDVNTSPEAFGETAGIKDFAEKLATGRWTYNQIRNVADRLGYGVLFFMESGLPEAKKVHTAHYRTLANQRVPFDHKLAKLVKQAERHRAVYIETLEELREEEPPFQPPVLRGGLADKAAAVRKWLKLSAAENYEFADYRKRLSEKNILILQGMGYKGKWRVEDDKIHGLSICYKNTPVIFVAQGGKQRRTFTLFHELAHLLLHRKDKIDNADTIYDKRDRQEIEANRFAGLCLLPDELLNGVDVPGDFELFNGRFGGLARKLGISVEVVVRRLADTKRISNKDYESYVQWRDENREGAPKQTMGTREYRHREPLHIFGDRYVRAILSGLEAKIITLNKASNYLDGLKITDIRKLEDYCLEFRPAVLFR, from the coding sequence ATGGGTAGCCGATACATTGAAGGTGTCAACACAGACCGTATTCGCTGGGCGCTTGAGGATGTCAACACATCTCCCGAAGCGTTCGGGGAGACGGCGGGCATTAAGGATTTTGCCGAAAAACTGGCGACCGGCCGCTGGACTTACAATCAGATAAGAAATGTTGCCGACCGGCTGGGCTACGGTGTGCTTTTCTTTATGGAGAGCGGGTTGCCGGAAGCGAAGAAGGTTCACACCGCCCACTACCGGACGCTTGCCAATCAGCGAGTACCCTTTGACCACAAACTTGCAAAACTTGTCAAACAGGCCGAGAGGCATCGCGCTGTTTACATTGAAACTCTGGAGGAGTTGCGGGAGGAAGAGCCGCCTTTTCAACCGCCGGTTCTGCGCGGCGGTCTGGCGGACAAAGCCGCCGCCGTCCGAAAGTGGCTGAAACTTTCCGCCGCCGAAAATTACGAATTTGCGGATTACAGGAAGCGGTTGAGTGAAAAAAACATTTTGATACTTCAAGGCATGGGCTACAAGGGGAAATGGCGGGTTGAGGATGACAAAATTCACGGTCTTTCCATCTGCTACAAAAACACCCCCGTTATCTTTGTGGCTCAGGGCGGCAAGCAGCGCAGAACCTTCACATTGTTTCACGAATTGGCGCACTTGCTGTTGCACAGGAAGGACAAAATTGACAATGCCGACACCATATACGACAAGCGTGACCGGCAGGAGATAGAAGCCAACAGGTTTGCCGGTTTGTGTCTGTTGCCGGATGAGTTGCTGAACGGCGTTGATGTTCCCGGTGATTTTGAACTGTTTAACGGAAGATTTGGCGGTCTGGCGAGGAAGTTGGGTATTAGTGTGGAGGTTGTTGTCAGGCGTTTGGCGGATACAAAGCGGATAAGCAACAAGGACTATGAAAGTTATGTTCAGTGGCGGGACGAAAATCGTGAAGGAGCGCCGAAACAAACGATGGGGACCAGGGAATACCGCCACCGCGAGCCGTTGCACATTTTCGGCGACCGTTATGTTCGCGCCATATTAAGCGGGTTGGAAGCGAAAATAATCACTCTTAACAAGGCAAGCAATTACTTGGACGGGCTTAAGATAACGGACATTAGAAAACTGGAAGATTATTGTTTGGAATTCCGTCCTGCCGTTTTGTTCAGGTGA
- a CDS encoding DEAD/DEAH box helicase family protein, translating to MDKKGLSETDIRTRYITPAIQGAGWDLHTQIREEYILAPGRVALDKDKERGKSKQADYVLFLKPNIPLAVVEAKNNRHEPADGIQQALEYAGLLDVPFAFSSNGDSFVFHDNTAPGDIETNLNMDDFPSPETLLEKYKKWRNLDKTAGDIFFQDYHESDKEPRYYQQAVVNRAVHRIATGGDRVLLVLATGTGKTQVAFQIIWRLWKAEVKKRILFLTDRNILADQPQNGDFRPFGRAMTRFVRGKTDPSYEIYLGLYQSLTGPQESDKAYQDFSPNFFDLIVVDECHRGSADEDSAWREILEYFSEAAQIGMTATPKETRYTSNIDYFGEPIYTYSLRQGIEDGFLAPYKVVRSHIDKDVEGYRPEPGKLDDQGNPVESRIYHRPEFDRDIVIDERTKIVAKRISDYLRDSDRMHKTIVFCVDKEHAGRMRQALVNENADKCKENPRYVVRIVSGDTEGEAQLDNFRDPESRYPVIAVTSRLLSTGVDVPTCRLIALDREVGSMTEFKQIIGRGTRLHPDSDKRFFTVMDFRLVTNHFADPDFDGLPVQVYEDLGDTPDPEPAFSTPEEMPTENNLDEEDTPEPRNKIYVSGVEVTILGEQVQYLDGSGNLITKDLRVYMGERVRSRYATLSDFLTRWESADRRRVVLDELRNAGLSFEILSEAVGDSSLDPFDLVCHVAFERPTQTRKQRAERARQSDVFTRYGGQAREVLSALLDKYEDGVESFDEIDLLNVSPLSDMGTPLEIVGLFGSDDDYRRTVRELHNTLYQELV from the coding sequence ATGGACAAGAAGGGTCTCAGCGAAACCGACATACGCACGAGATACATCACGCCCGCCATACAGGGGGCGGGGTGGGACTTACACACGCAGATACGCGAGGAATATATTCTTGCTCCGGGGCGGGTCGCTTTGGACAAAGACAAGGAGAGGGGCAAGTCCAAGCAAGCCGACTATGTTCTTTTCCTCAAACCCAACATACCGCTTGCGGTTGTTGAGGCAAAAAACAACAGACACGAACCGGCGGACGGCATTCAACAGGCGCTTGAGTATGCCGGACTTCTGGATGTGCCGTTTGCCTTTTCTTCAAACGGCGATTCGTTTGTGTTTCATGACAACACCGCCCCCGGCGATATTGAAACCAATCTGAATATGGATGATTTTCCATCACCGGAGACTCTGCTTGAAAAATATAAGAAGTGGCGAAATCTGGATAAGACGGCGGGGGATATATTTTTTCAGGACTACCATGAAAGCGACAAAGAACCGCGCTATTATCAGCAAGCCGTTGTTAACCGCGCCGTTCATAGAATCGCCACTGGTGGCGACCGTGTTTTGCTTGTGCTGGCGACCGGAACGGGAAAAACACAGGTTGCCTTTCAAATTATCTGGCGTTTGTGGAAAGCCGAGGTCAAGAAGCGCATCCTGTTTTTGACTGACCGCAATATTCTTGCCGACCAGCCGCAAAATGGTGATTTCCGCCCGTTTGGCAGGGCAATGACGCGCTTTGTTCGCGGCAAAACAGACCCGTCTTATGAAATCTATCTGGGGTTGTATCAATCGCTGACCGGCCCCCAAGAATCCGACAAGGCGTATCAGGACTTTTCCCCGAACTTCTTTGACTTGATTGTTGTGGATGAGTGCCACAGGGGAAGCGCCGATGAGGATTCGGCATGGCGCGAGATACTGGAATACTTTTCGGAAGCCGCGCAAATCGGCATGACCGCTACGCCGAAAGAAACAAGATACACATCCAACATTGACTACTTCGGCGAGCCGATTTACACATACTCGCTGAGGCAGGGCATAGAAGACGGCTTTCTGGCCCCTTACAAGGTGGTGAGGTCTCACATTGACAAAGATGTTGAGGGATACCGCCCTGAGCCCGGCAAATTGGATGATCAGGGAAATCCCGTTGAAAGCCGCATTTATCACAGGCCGGAATTTGACCGCGACATAGTGATAGATGAGCGCACCAAGATTGTCGCCAAGCGAATAAGCGATTATCTGCGCGACTCCGACCGCATGCACAAAACCATCGTTTTCTGTGTGGACAAGGAACACGCCGGACGGATGCGGCAGGCTCTTGTCAATGAAAACGCCGACAAGTGCAAAGAAAACCCCCGCTATGTCGTGCGCATTGTCAGCGGCGACACGGAAGGCGAGGCGCAACTGGACAATTTCCGCGACCCTGAATCCCGCTATCCCGTTATCGCGGTTACTTCGCGCCTTTTATCAACCGGCGTTGATGTGCCAACCTGCCGCCTGATTGCGCTTGACAGGGAAGTCGGTTCAATGACGGAGTTCAAGCAAATCATAGGGCGCGGCACACGCCTTCATCCCGACAGCGACAAGCGATTTTTTACTGTGATGGATTTCCGGCTGGTTACAAACCACTTTGCCGACCCGGATTTTGACGGCTTGCCGGTTCAGGTATACGAGGATTTAGGGGATACACCGGACCCGGAACCGGCCTTTTCAACACCGGAGGAGATGCCTACGGAGAACAATCTGGATGAGGAAGATACGCCTGAGCCGCGCAATAAGATCTATGTAAGCGGTGTTGAGGTCACCATACTTGGCGAGCAGGTGCAGTATTTGGATGGAAGCGGCAACCTCATTACCAAAGATTTGCGCGTCTATATGGGCGAGCGGGTGCGTTCCCGCTACGCCACTTTGAGCGATTTTCTGACCCGGTGGGAAAGCGCCGACCGGCGGCGGGTGGTGCTGGATGAATTGAGAAACGCCGGATTATCTTTTGAAATCCTTTCAGAAGCGGTGGGCGACAGCAGTTTAGACCCGTTTGATTTGGTTTGCCATGTCGCTTTTGAGCGTCCCACACAAACCCGCAAACAACGGGCGGAACGCGCCCGCCAAAGTGATGTTTTCACGCGCTACGGCGGACAGGCGAGAGAAGTGCTATCCGCATTGCTTGATAAGTATGAGGACGGAGTGGAGTCCTTTGACGAGATTGATTTGCTGAATGTCAGCCCCTTGAGCGATATGGGGACGCCTTTGGAAATCGTTGGTTTGTTCGGTAGCGATGATGACTACCGCCGGACAGTGCGGGAATTGCATAACACTTTGTATCAAGAGTTGGTATAA
- a CDS encoding class I SAM-dependent DNA methyltransferase, with protein sequence MTVSTTVKTIQDIMHKDAGVDGDAQRISQLTWMLFLKIIDDQDDELALMVRGYKPPIPAALRWRNWAKDPEGITGDRLLDFVNGDLFPKLKNLAVSKDERRRIVREVFADANNYMKSGQLMRQVINKIQTIDFNKLAERQHFGEIYEKILNDLQSAGNAGEFYTPRALTSFMAARTDPKPDEIVLDPACGTGGFLTCAIRHMRDKHIKAPKQESEMQSNLSGCELKHLPYVLCVTNMLLHNIASPSFVKHDDMLARPLTSYTNSDRVDVVLTNPPFGGAVAPNIERIFSKEFRTKETADLFLVLIMRLLKPGGRCAIVLPDGTLFGEGVKTRIKKQLLETCNLHTIVRLPNSVFRPYASIGTNLLFFTKGEETRHIWYYEHKVPEGQAAYSKTKPIRLEHLQPCADWWDKRRENENAWKVDIKEIRERNYNLDIKNPHGRKTERQHTSKQLLSMLHRSFAESNELLNRLKEELK encoded by the coding sequence ATGACCGTCTCCACAACCGTTAAAACCATTCAAGACATTATGCACAAAGACGCCGGCGTTGATGGCGATGCTCAGCGTATTTCTCAGTTGACTTGGATGTTGTTCCTGAAAATCATAGATGATCAGGATGATGAACTGGCTCTGATGGTTCGGGGCTACAAGCCGCCAATTCCCGCCGCATTGCGCTGGCGCAATTGGGCGAAAGACCCTGAGGGAATTACCGGCGATAGATTGTTGGATTTTGTTAACGGCGATCTCTTTCCAAAACTCAAAAACTTGGCAGTAAGCAAGGATGAACGCCGCCGTATTGTCCGGGAAGTGTTTGCGGACGCTAACAACTACATGAAATCCGGTCAATTAATGCGGCAGGTAATCAACAAGATACAGACCATTGACTTCAACAAACTTGCCGAGAGGCAGCATTTCGGCGAGATATACGAGAAAATACTGAACGACCTGCAAAGCGCGGGTAATGCGGGAGAGTTTTACACGCCCCGCGCCCTCACCAGTTTTATGGCGGCGCGAACAGACCCCAAGCCGGATGAGATAGTTTTAGACCCCGCTTGCGGCACGGGCGGCTTCCTCACTTGCGCCATTCGGCACATGCGCGATAAACACATAAAAGCGCCGAAGCAGGAAAGCGAAATGCAAAGCAATCTGAGCGGGTGCGAACTCAAACACCTGCCCTATGTTCTTTGCGTTACCAATATGCTGTTGCACAACATAGCGTCCCCTTCCTTTGTCAAACATGATGACATGCTCGCGCGTCCGCTTACGAGTTACACAAACTCCGACCGCGTTGATGTTGTGCTGACTAATCCGCCGTTTGGCGGCGCGGTAGCCCCCAATATTGAGCGTATTTTTTCAAAGGAGTTTAGGACAAAAGAAACCGCCGATTTGTTTTTGGTTTTGATTATGCGTCTGCTCAAGCCCGGCGGGCGTTGCGCCATTGTGTTGCCGGATGGCACACTGTTCGGCGAGGGCGTTAAAACCCGCATTAAAAAGCAGTTGCTTGAAACCTGCAATCTTCACACGATTGTCCGCCTGCCGAATAGTGTTTTTCGTCCCTACGCTTCAATCGGGACTAATCTGCTGTTTTTCACAAAGGGCGAAGAGACGCGCCATATTTGGTATTACGAGCATAAAGTCCCCGAAGGGCAAGCGGCGTATTCCAAGACAAAGCCGATTAGGTTGGAGCATTTGCAGCCGTGCGCCGATTGGTGGGACAAGCGGCGCGAAAATGAAAACGCTTGGAAGGTGGACATAAAGGAAATAAGAGAGCGCAATTACAATTTGGACATCAAAAACCCGCATGGGCGGAAAACAGAGAGGCAACACACCAGTAAACAATTGTTGAGCATGTTGCATCGTTCATTTGCGGAAAGCAATGAATTATTGAACCGACTCAAAGAGGAGTTGAAATGA
- a CDS encoding restriction endonuclease subunit S, which yields MMTAWEKFQIGEFVFEREGKYKPHHEAIVGLQRIDKIDFDGNFHLSGKPSKTGMILIKPRDLVISGINVSKGALGVYQGDEDVSATIHYSSYTFDEKKIDVDYFRYFVKSESFLDLLEKQVGGGIKTEIKPRHFLSLTISLPNKSEQEEIVKKFRRIEKEYAKLQIAIEQQRALVSNLRQMILDMAVRGKLVPQNPKSEPAAVLLEKIKAERQKQERAGKVSANPLPSLTDEEKSFTIPVGWEWARLGEVLIYDAGINVTPGQLKGEKWLLELEDIEKNTSRLLQKIKVKERSAKSHKSEFMKGDVLYGKLRPYLNKALVASEDGYSTTEIVSLRPYCDIVPEYAVVCLKRSDFHAYVEQSGQGTKMPRLRKVDAIKASFPLPPLAEQKRIVTKVNKLMALCDKLEAQITDNQNNTNELVKAISRETFPNA from the coding sequence ATGATGACAGCATGGGAAAAATTTCAAATCGGGGAATTTGTCTTTGAGAGAGAAGGCAAATACAAACCTCATCATGAGGCTATAGTGGGTCTGCAAAGAATTGATAAGATTGATTTTGACGGCAATTTTCATTTGTCTGGCAAACCAAGCAAGACAGGTATGATCTTGATTAAACCTCGAGACTTGGTGATATCAGGTATTAATGTTTCCAAAGGGGCACTAGGTGTTTATCAGGGAGATGAAGATGTTTCAGCGACCATACACTACTCTTCTTATACTTTTGATGAGAAGAAGATTGATGTTGACTATTTTAGGTATTTTGTCAAATCTGAATCGTTTCTTGATTTGCTTGAAAAGCAAGTTGGAGGGGGGATTAAGACCGAGATAAAACCTCGGCATTTCTTGTCGCTTACAATATCTCTCCCGAATAAGTCAGAGCAAGAAGAGATAGTTAAGAAATTTCGGAGGATAGAAAAAGAGTACGCGAAGTTGCAAATTGCAATTGAGCAACAGAGAGCATTAGTATCAAATCTTCGCCAGATGATTCTGGATATGGCGGTGCGCGGTAAGTTAGTGCCGCAAAATCCGAAAAGTGAACCGGCGGCGGTGTTGTTGGAGAAAATCAAGGCGGAGCGGCAAAAGCAGGAGAGAGCGGGCAAGGTCTCCGCTAATCCGTTGCCGTCTCTCACCGATGAAGAAAAATCGTTTACCATTCCTGTGGGTTGGGAGTGGGCGCGGCTTGGTGAAGTATTGATTTATGATGCGGGAATCAATGTAACTCCGGGACAACTGAAAGGTGAGAAGTGGCTTTTGGAGCTGGAAGATATTGAAAAAAATACCAGCCGCCTTTTGCAGAAAATCAAAGTAAAGGAACGCTCGGCAAAAAGTCATAAATCAGAATTTATGAAAGGCGATGTTTTATACGGAAAACTACGCCCCTATCTGAATAAAGCGCTTGTTGCAAGCGAGGATGGCTACTCTACGACTGAAATCGTCTCTCTCAGGCCTTATTGCGATATTGTGCCGGAGTACGCTGTTGTCTGCTTGAAGAGAAGCGATTTCCACGCTTATGTAGAACAGTCCGGCCAAGGAACAAAAATGCCGAGACTGAGAAAAGTGGACGCTATCAAAGCCAGTTTTCCCCTTCCTCCGCTTGCCGAGCAAAAGCGCATTGTTACGAAAGTGAACAAGTTAATGGCATTGTGCGACAAACTGGAGGCACAGATTACTGACAACCAGAACAATACCAATGAGTTAGTGAAGGCAATTTCACGGGAAACTTTCCCCAATGCTTAA
- a CDS encoding ATP-binding protein, which produces MKKDTIYNRHLLPRLRECLSDSPVTLVHGPRQCGKTTFARRAGEADGYAYISFDDDVQMKAAANDPAGYVADLPERVILDEVQRVPGLFTALKLAVDRDRRPGRFILTGSANVMLTPKLADSLAGRISILRLHPLSQAEIAVGEPRFLSALFGGKIKAGSANRRLGQKLAGRVAAGGYPVALARKTARRRTDWYADYIDTLIQRDIRDLSRIKRSDDLLRLLTAVAGQTARMLNVSDLASPLQVSRPTIREYISLLSQIFLLEELPPWHSNRLSRLVKTPKLHIGDTGLACSLLGFDGAGLWNDRETFGQMLETFVYQELRRQADCHEDAVRFSHFRDKDGVEIDIVLEHKGRIFGVEVKASSTVTNKDFKALRKLRDAAGRKFAAGVILYDGEAAVSFEKGLRAAPVSCLWEMG; this is translated from the coding sequence ATGAAAAAAGACACAATTTATAACCGCCATCTCTTGCCGAGGCTTCGGGAGTGTCTGTCCGATTCTCCCGTAACGTTGGTTCACGGCCCCCGCCAGTGCGGGAAAACGACCTTTGCGCGGCGGGCGGGAGAGGCGGACGGCTACGCATACATCAGTTTTGACGATGATGTTCAGATGAAAGCGGCGGCGAATGACCCGGCGGGTTATGTGGCCGACCTGCCGGAGAGAGTTATTTTAGACGAGGTGCAGCGCGTGCCGGGTCTGTTCACGGCTTTGAAGCTGGCTGTGGACAGGGACAGAAGGCCCGGGCGTTTCATTCTCACCGGTTCGGCAAATGTGATGTTGACGCCCAAACTTGCCGATTCTCTTGCGGGGCGCATCAGCATACTCCGGCTGCATCCGCTGTCGCAGGCGGAGATTGCGGTAGGGGAGCCGCGTTTTTTATCCGCCCTGTTCGGCGGAAAGATCAAAGCGGGTTCCGCAAACCGCCGTCTGGGGCAAAAACTTGCCGGTCGCGTGGCAGCAGGCGGCTATCCTGTGGCCCTTGCCCGCAAAACCGCCCGCAGACGGACGGACTGGTATGCGGATTATATTGACACTCTTATTCAGAGAGACATACGCGACCTGTCGCGCATAAAACGGTCGGATGACCTGTTGCGCCTGCTGACGGCGGTAGCGGGACAGACGGCGCGGATGCTGAATGTGTCGGACCTCGCCTCTCCGCTTCAGGTGAGCCGTCCCACAATACGCGAGTATATAAGCCTGTTGTCGCAAATCTTCCTGCTTGAGGAGTTGCCCCCGTGGCACAGCAACCGGCTGAGCCGTCTTGTGAAAACACCGAAACTGCACATTGGCGACACGGGGCTTGCCTGCTCCCTGCTCGGCTTTGACGGTGCCGGGCTTTGGAACGACAGGGAGACGTTCGGACAAATGCTTGAGACCTTTGTGTATCAGGAGTTAAGACGGCAGGCGGACTGCCATGAGGATGCGGTGCGGTTCAGTCATTTCCGAGACAAAGACGGGGTTGAGATTGACATTGTGCTTGAGCACAAGGGCAGAATTTTCGGCGTGGAGGTAAAGGCCTCCTCAACCGTAACAAACAAGGATTTCAAAGCCCTCCGCAAGTTGCGGGATGCGGCGGGAAGAAAGTTTGCCGCCGGGGTGATACTCTATGATGGAGAGGCGGCGGTTTCGTTTGAGAAAGGACTGAGGGCGGCGCCGGTTTCTTGTTTGTGGGAGATGGGGTGA
- a CDS encoding DUF4918 family protein yields the protein MKTKTTFADHAIALNEHLATLGDRAARLPSGNRMMNPFARGEALPISADFYRKYYADTRPRHLILGINPGRLGAGLTGVPFTDSHRLADPLGIDSRGITTREPSSVFIYEVVRAWGGASAFYGDFYINSPLPLGLVKKNPRGNWVNCNYYETKALTRAVQPLIDEAMSRYMSMPILRDVAWCLGMGKNSEYLQALNAERGYFGEIIPLPHPRYVVQYQSRHTARHLREFIEKLSISRP from the coding sequence TTGAAAACAAAAACCACATTTGCAGACCATGCAATCGCCCTAAACGAGCATCTGGCAACGCTGGGCGACCGGGCGGCGCGGCTGCCTTCCGGCAACAGGATGATGAACCCTTTTGCGCGCGGCGAGGCGCTTCCCATAAGCGCGGATTTCTACCGCAAGTATTACGCCGACACCCGCCCCCGGCATTTGATTTTAGGCATCAATCCGGGGCGGCTGGGAGCGGGGCTGACCGGAGTGCCGTTCACAGACAGCCACCGCCTTGCGGACCCTCTGGGGATAGACTCGCGCGGCATTACGACCCGCGAGCCCTCATCGGTTTTCATATATGAGGTGGTGCGGGCGTGGGGCGGCGCAAGCGCGTTTTACGGCGACTTTTATATCAACTCGCCGCTGCCGCTTGGGCTGGTCAAAAAGAACCCGCGCGGCAACTGGGTCAACTGCAACTACTATGAGACCAAAGCCCTCACCCGCGCCGTGCAGCCCCTCATAGATGAGGCGATGTCGCGCTATATGAGCATGCCCATACTGCGCGATGTCGCATGGTGTCTCGGCATGGGCAAAAACAGCGAATACCTGCAAGCCCTGAATGCGGAGCGCGGCTATTTCGGCGAGATCATTCCCCTGCCCCACCCGCGCTATGTTGTCCAATACCAAAGCCGCCACACGGCGCGGCATCTCCGCGAGTTTATTGAGAAACTTTCAATCAGCCGCCCCTGA
- a CDS encoding cytochrome c, with amino-acid sequence MKGKNATFAFLAVFAAVFACADAFAAKGDGEAGKQSFITVCASCHGEGGKGDGIASAALTPKPRDLSDAEYLSTLTDEYLFEVITKGGMAVGKSAMMPPWGGVLGDEGAWNVIAYIREDICGCEPATE; translated from the coding sequence ATGAAAGGAAAAAACGCCACATTCGCTTTTCTTGCCGTCTTTGCGGCGGTGTTTGCTTGCGCGGACGCGTTTGCGGCAAAGGGGGACGGCGAGGCGGGCAAACAGTCTTTCATAACGGTCTGCGCCTCGTGTCACGGCGAGGGCGGCAAGGGAGACGGCATTGCGTCTGCGGCTCTCACCCCCAAGCCCAGAGATCTGAGCGATGCGGAATATCTGTCAACATTGACGGACGAGTATTTGTTTGAGGTTATAACCAAAGGCGGCATGGCGGTCGGCAAGTCCGCGATGATGCCCCCGTGGGGAGGGGTGCTCGGAGACGAGGGCGCGTGGAACGTCATTGCCTACATAAGAGAAGATATATGCGGCTGTGAGCCCGCGACAGAGTAG